The Thermoleophilum album genome contains a region encoding:
- a CDS encoding polysaccharide ABC transporter ATP-binding protein: MSDHPTSAPALEIERATKSFVVSRHQFSTLKERALHPLKAREVQRRTVLRDISVNVARGEFFGIVGRNGSGKSTLLKCIAGIYQLDSGRIRVYGRLAPFIELGVGFNYELTARDNILTNAVMLGLSRREARRRFDAIIDFAELHDFVDMKLKNYSSGMAVRLAFSVAIQVDADIFLVDEVLAVGDAAFQQKCFAEFRRMRRENRTVLFVTHDMASLTRFCERAMLIEGGRCIELGPAEDVARRYNEVNFGRLADAEIGPPGRHLRAVWFENGDGRRTTHADQGGQVSLCCEIDPPPVEPEGGALALKATLRNDVRHTIVVLDTRAPQCSGAERLGALAEAGEPFVAKLSFPCQLAPSAYSATVELVRGDQLVDRLEDAAALTVHSRFFSGGVWDAPFELTVAGAPVAAGGAASR, from the coding sequence ATGAGCGACCATCCAACGTCCGCACCGGCCCTTGAGATCGAGCGTGCCACGAAGAGCTTCGTGGTCTCGCGACACCAGTTCTCGACCCTCAAGGAGCGTGCGCTCCATCCCCTCAAGGCGCGCGAGGTTCAGCGCCGAACCGTTCTCCGCGACATCTCGGTGAACGTCGCTCGCGGCGAGTTCTTCGGCATCGTCGGGCGCAACGGCAGCGGAAAAAGCACGCTCCTCAAATGCATCGCCGGCATCTACCAGCTCGACTCCGGCCGGATCCGTGTTTACGGCCGGCTGGCGCCGTTCATCGAGCTCGGTGTCGGCTTCAACTACGAGCTCACCGCGCGCGACAACATCCTCACCAACGCCGTGATGCTCGGACTCTCGCGACGCGAGGCACGGCGGCGCTTCGACGCGATCATCGACTTCGCCGAGCTGCACGACTTCGTCGACATGAAGCTCAAGAACTACAGCTCGGGGATGGCCGTACGGCTCGCTTTCTCGGTCGCGATCCAGGTGGACGCCGACATCTTCCTGGTAGACGAAGTGCTGGCCGTCGGCGATGCCGCCTTCCAGCAGAAGTGCTTCGCCGAGTTCCGCCGCATGCGCCGCGAAAACCGCACCGTACTGTTCGTGACCCATGACATGGCGAGCCTTACTCGTTTCTGCGAGCGCGCGATGTTGATCGAAGGGGGTCGATGCATCGAGCTGGGGCCGGCAGAAGACGTCGCGCGCCGCTACAACGAAGTCAACTTCGGGCGGCTCGCCGACGCCGAGATCGGACCGCCCGGGCGCCACCTGCGGGCAGTGTGGTTCGAGAACGGCGACGGTCGGCGCACCACACACGCCGACCAGGGCGGTCAGGTCTCGCTTTGCTGCGAGATCGATCCGCCCCCGGTAGAACCGGAGGGCGGAGCGCTCGCCCTCAAGGCAACTCTGCGCAACGACGTCCGCCACACAATCGTGGTGCTCGACACGCGCGCCCCGCAGTGCAGCGGCGCCGAACGTCTCGGCGCCCTTGCGGAAGCTGGCGAACCGTTCGTGGCGAAGCTCTCCTTCCCCTGCCAGCTGGCGCCGAGCGCTTACTCCGCCACGGTCGAGCTGGTGCGGGGCGACCAGCTCGTCGACCGCCTCGAGGACGCTGCTGCCCTGACCGTCCACTCGCGCTTCTTCTCGGGCGGCGTTTGGGACGCGCCGTTCGAACTGACGGTTGCTGGTGCCCCGGTAGCGGCCGGAGGGGCTGCGTCGAGGTGA
- a CDS encoding MgtC/SapB family protein — protein MRSIGIGDWELVARLALAVVLCGLVGLEREARDQPAGLRTHILVGLGSALFTLVSAYAFLDFRRPLPGPGGTAATYYDPTRIAAQIVAGIGFLGAGAIIRQGISVRGLTTAAALWISAAVGMAAGAGYYLGAVATTLLGLVALVGLRGLRERFAAAVRRDFVLLEVVLASAASLHPLLALLAEQGIEVEGLRSRREDEVSAYVLELLVPPGVDFPRALEQIRSLAGVLEASASGLRARG, from the coding sequence GTGAGGAGCATCGGTATTGGCGACTGGGAGCTCGTGGCACGACTTGCGCTGGCGGTCGTGCTGTGCGGGCTGGTGGGGCTGGAGCGCGAGGCGCGCGACCAGCCGGCAGGTTTGCGCACGCACATCTTGGTGGGCTTGGGGTCGGCGCTTTTCACGCTCGTCTCGGCCTACGCGTTCCTCGATTTCCGTCGCCCGCTGCCCGGGCCGGGCGGGACCGCGGCGACCTACTACGACCCGACCCGCATCGCCGCCCAAATCGTCGCCGGCATCGGCTTTCTCGGTGCGGGCGCGATCATTCGCCAGGGGATCAGCGTTCGGGGCTTGACGACTGCCGCCGCGCTGTGGATTTCGGCGGCGGTGGGGATGGCGGCAGGTGCCGGCTACTACCTCGGTGCGGTGGCGACGACGCTGCTGGGGCTTGTCGCCTTGGTCGGCTTGCGCGGGCTGCGCGAGCGCTTCGCCGCCGCCGTGCGCCGCGACTTCGTGCTGCTGGAAGTGGTCCTTGCGAGCGCCGCTTCGTTGCATCCGCTGTTGGCGCTACTGGCCGAGCAGGGGATTGAAGTCGAGGGCCTGCGCAGTCGTCGCGAGGACGAGGTGAGCGCGTACGTGCTGGAGTTGCTGGTGCCGCCAGGGGTCGATTTTCCGCGCGCCCTCGAGCAAATCCGTTCGCTCGCCGGCGTGCTCGAGGCAAGCGCCAGCGGCCTGCGGGCACGCGGCTGA
- a CDS encoding class I SAM-dependent methyltransferase, producing the protein MQERLSLETVASDSLIASEHVLRYELAASLCAGKKVLDLGCGTGYGSAILARSAREVVGVDIDEAAIGAARDAFSAVSNVEFAAVDALHALDRGIGGSVDVIVCFEVLEHLAQLDAVVSRLATRAETGTALIFSVPNSRTFEEDNPYHVTDFDYYAFQKLLAAFPEPRIALFQFHAEGSVIVESPDELPRDQIQAEMRLAEHGEPEYANHFLGLVGWDREAVEAARARLRFSVAPTYNRYIRAIELSNRRLWRENARLAARHIGSARSGAASMQATIKELREEVAELQERLAQLRSDLARRQEELQQVQGERDRALALLATPRHRAVETLRKRLAQHGWLLRLVRALWGLVRPPRID; encoded by the coding sequence GTGCAGGAACGCTTGAGTCTCGAAACGGTCGCGTCGGACTCGCTTATCGCGAGCGAGCACGTCCTTCGCTACGAACTCGCCGCATCGCTGTGTGCCGGTAAAAAGGTGCTCGATCTCGGCTGCGGAACCGGCTATGGCAGTGCGATCCTTGCCCGTAGTGCTCGCGAGGTGGTTGGCGTAGACATCGATGAGGCCGCGATCGGGGCCGCCCGCGACGCGTTCTCGGCGGTCTCTAACGTCGAGTTCGCGGCAGTCGATGCGCTCCATGCGCTTGACCGCGGAATTGGCGGCTCCGTCGACGTCATCGTCTGCTTCGAGGTGCTCGAACACCTCGCACAGCTCGATGCGGTGGTCTCGCGACTGGCAACCCGGGCTGAGACTGGAACCGCACTCATCTTCTCGGTCCCGAACAGCAGGACGTTCGAAGAAGACAATCCTTACCACGTCACGGACTTCGACTACTACGCGTTCCAGAAGCTGCTTGCGGCATTCCCCGAGCCACGTATCGCGCTCTTTCAGTTTCACGCCGAGGGTTCGGTAATCGTCGAGTCGCCGGATGAGCTGCCACGCGATCAAATCCAGGCCGAGATGCGTCTAGCGGAGCATGGGGAGCCGGAGTATGCAAATCACTTCCTCGGGCTCGTGGGGTGGGATCGTGAGGCGGTAGAGGCCGCCCGAGCTCGCCTGCGCTTCAGCGTGGCTCCTACCTACAACCGTTACATCCGAGCAATCGAGCTCTCTAATCGCCGCCTCTGGCGCGAGAACGCGCGGCTGGCGGCGCGGCACATCGGCTCCGCGCGTTCTGGGGCGGCGAGCATGCAGGCCACGATCAAGGAGCTCCGAGAGGAGGTAGCCGAGCTACAAGAGAGGCTCGCTCAGCTGCGCTCGGATCTCGCCAGACGCCAGGAGGAGCTACAGCAGGTGCAAGGGGAGCGTGACCGCGCGCTCGCGCTCCTTGCTACACCACGCCACCGGGCTGTAGAAACGCTGCGCAAACGGCTCGCTCAGCACGGCTGGCTGTTGCGTTTGGTGCGCGCCCTGTGGGGCCTGGTTCGGCCGCCCCGAATCGACTAG
- a CDS encoding ABC transporter permease: MSSSATQATPRQPTEQVRGGPARAMYAYAYDPRPEIVGSDPRRFFALVFTLAVNDFKLRFFGSVLGYLWSLMRPLLLFGVLYAIFTHVIRFGGDIKFYPVYLLTAIVMFNFFAEATNRCVTCLLESESLIRKVRFPRLAIPVSVVTSSLLNFLLALLAVFVFYAAQGVEPQLRWLEMPLLILVLALFALGCGMLLSVLYVRFRDVQPIWEVALQVLFYGSPVLYVLTVAPEAFQRKLLANPIACVLTEMRHAMIDPTAPDLFESIGSNWNLLVPAGILIGTLALGTYLFAREARTAAERL, translated from the coding sequence GTGAGCTCCTCAGCTACGCAAGCAACCCCCCGGCAGCCCACTGAGCAGGTTCGCGGGGGACCGGCGCGCGCGATGTACGCGTACGCCTACGACCCGCGGCCGGAAATCGTCGGCAGCGACCCGCGCCGCTTCTTCGCGCTGGTCTTCACGCTCGCCGTCAACGACTTCAAGTTGCGTTTCTTCGGCTCGGTGCTCGGCTACCTGTGGTCGCTGATGCGGCCGCTGCTGCTGTTCGGCGTGCTCTACGCGATCTTCACCCACGTCATCCGCTTCGGCGGCGACATCAAGTTCTATCCCGTGTACCTGCTGACGGCGATCGTTATGTTCAACTTCTTTGCCGAAGCCACGAACCGCTGCGTCACCTGCCTGCTAGAGAGCGAGAGCCTGATTCGCAAGGTTCGCTTTCCGCGCCTCGCGATCCCCGTGAGCGTGGTAACGAGCAGCCTCCTGAACTTCCTGCTCGCGCTGCTCGCAGTCTTCGTCTTCTACGCCGCCCAGGGTGTCGAACCGCAGCTGCGCTGGCTTGAGATGCCGCTGTTGATCCTGGTGCTCGCGCTGTTCGCGCTCGGTTGCGGAATGCTCCTGTCAGTCCTCTACGTGCGCTTCCGCGACGTGCAGCCGATCTGGGAAGTAGCGCTCCAGGTCCTCTTCTACGGTTCCCCGGTTCTTTACGTCTTGACGGTCGCACCGGAGGCCTTCCAACGCAAGCTGTTGGCGAACCCCATAGCCTGCGTGCTTACGGAGATGAGACACGCGATGATCGACCCAACGGCACCCGACCTGTTCGAGTCGATCGGCTCGAACTGGAACCTGCTGGTGCCCGCAGGCATCCTCATCGGTACGCTCGCGCTCGGCACTTACCTGTTCGCGCGCGAGGCGCGAACCGCGGCCGAGCGGTTGTGA
- a CDS encoding glycosyltransferase, giving the protein MTRAGEPTIGVVIPTRNAARWLERTLAVLREEPEPAEVLVVDSGSSDGTPEIAARQGARVVSIDPREFGHGRTRNLAMELTDADLVCFLTQDAVPLPGWLASWRPAFARHPRVGAAFGPQLPWPDTPVPVARELDEFFPRFAHPTAPDEPAVLGSLDDPFLSNVNACYRRDCWRELRFPDVPYGEDRAFALAMREAGWSLAYVPRARVRHAHAYPPLEFARRYFDEFRALALVFGYRERWLDPVALLRRVLGETLRDVHWARRRRGVGAVRTLARSPRWALHHAIRATFAPLGSRGLALPAPLQRALSLEGRAIRRGELAVGARGADERGVGDAALAVRRVEPWDAADPYLCGRLEREGPAPTRPRLVHASNGDRPLHVAFVVPPWERGSGGHMTILRFVRYLEQRGHTVTLWLHDPRAERRWAWNGVLRHSIVSDFMRVRAPVFNGFDQWHGADVAVATGWETVYRVLLLPDVGDRVYLVQDHEPDFFPASAERVLAERTYTFPELRIVTAGRWLSELLRERYDVESDFFSLGVDHDVYKPDPRVERIPMSIAMYGRFVTGRRGVPLARDAIALLWERGIRPRVFVFGTEDPPGLPFPYEFVGVVPPSRLARLYNEVTVGIALSLTNYSLVPLEMLACGLPCVDVAGGSLERELGRDAGVVYAEAQPAAIADALFSVLCSSAERRRQLAQAATAATASLEWADASARLDRLLRMLAHSETPVL; this is encoded by the coding sequence ATGACACGCGCCGGTGAGCCAACGATCGGGGTCGTGATCCCGACCCGTAACGCCGCCCGCTGGCTCGAGCGCACGTTGGCCGTCCTGCGGGAAGAGCCCGAGCCCGCAGAGGTGCTGGTGGTCGACTCCGGTTCGAGCGACGGGACTCCGGAGATCGCGGCGCGTCAGGGCGCGCGGGTGGTCTCGATCGACCCGCGGGAGTTCGGCCATGGGCGCACGCGCAACCTCGCGATGGAGCTCACCGATGCCGACCTGGTCTGCTTTCTCACCCAGGACGCCGTGCCCCTGCCCGGATGGCTTGCAAGCTGGCGCCCGGCTTTTGCGCGGCATCCACGGGTCGGCGCAGCGTTCGGGCCGCAGCTCCCGTGGCCGGACACCCCGGTCCCGGTTGCGCGCGAGCTCGACGAGTTCTTCCCCCGCTTCGCGCACCCGACGGCGCCCGACGAACCAGCTGTGCTCGGGTCCCTCGACGACCCATTCCTCTCCAACGTCAACGCCTGTTACCGCCGCGACTGCTGGCGCGAGCTGCGCTTCCCGGACGTCCCATACGGCGAAGATCGCGCGTTTGCTCTGGCGATGCGCGAGGCGGGCTGGTCGCTCGCTTATGTGCCGCGCGCGCGTGTGCGCCACGCCCACGCTTATCCGCCACTTGAATTCGCTCGCCGCTACTTCGACGAGTTCCGCGCTTTGGCGCTGGTCTTCGGTTACCGGGAGCGTTGGCTCGATCCCGTTGCCCTGCTGCGTCGGGTGCTCGGGGAGACGCTTCGCGACGTGCACTGGGCGCGCCGGAGGCGGGGCGTGGGCGCCGTTCGGACACTCGCCCGGTCGCCGCGCTGGGCGCTCCACCACGCGATCCGCGCAACGTTCGCGCCGCTCGGCTCGCGCGGTCTCGCGCTGCCTGCGCCGCTTCAGCGCGCGCTCTCGCTGGAGGGCCGCGCTATTCGACGCGGCGAGCTCGCCGTGGGCGCTCGAGGTGCAGACGAACGTGGCGTGGGCGATGCTGCGCTCGCTGTCCGAAGAGTCGAACCTTGGGATGCTGCCGACCCCTACCTTTGCGGGCGCCTCGAGCGCGAGGGTCCGGCACCGACGCGCCCGCGCCTGGTGCACGCGAGCAACGGCGACCGGCCCCTGCACGTCGCTTTTGTCGTTCCGCCGTGGGAGCGAGGCAGCGGCGGCCACATGACGATCCTCCGCTTCGTCCGCTACCTCGAACAGCGGGGGCACACGGTAACGCTTTGGCTGCACGATCCCCGCGCCGAGCGCCGATGGGCGTGGAACGGCGTCCTTCGTCACTCGATCGTGAGCGACTTCATGCGGGTGCGCGCACCCGTGTTCAACGGGTTCGATCAATGGCACGGTGCTGACGTTGCAGTGGCGACGGGTTGGGAGACGGTGTACCGCGTGTTGCTACTTCCCGATGTTGGTGATCGCGTGTATTTGGTGCAGGACCACGAGCCTGACTTTTTCCCAGCGTCGGCGGAGCGGGTTTTGGCCGAGCGCACCTACACGTTCCCGGAGCTTCGCATCGTCACGGCGGGCCGCTGGCTTTCCGAGCTTTTGCGCGAGCGCTACGACGTGGAGAGCGACTTCTTCAGCCTCGGTGTCGACCACGACGTGTACAAGCCGGATCCCCGCGTCGAGCGGATACCGATGAGCATCGCAATGTACGGCCGCTTCGTTACCGGACGACGGGGCGTGCCGTTGGCGCGCGACGCGATCGCGTTGTTGTGGGAGCGGGGGATTCGCCCGCGCGTGTTTGTGTTCGGCACCGAGGATCCGCCAGGGCTGCCTTTTCCCTATGAGTTCGTGGGAGTGGTTCCCCCGTCGCGCCTCGCGCGTCTCTACAACGAGGTGACCGTCGGCATCGCCCTGTCGCTCACCAACTACTCGCTCGTACCACTCGAAATGTTGGCGTGCGGACTGCCGTGTGTCGATGTCGCTGGAGGGAGCTTGGAGCGGGAGTTAGGTCGTGATGCGGGGGTGGTTTACGCGGAGGCGCAGCCGGCGGCAATAGCCGACGCGCTCTTTTCCGTCCTCTGCTCAAGTGCAGAGCGCCGACGCCAACTCGCCCAAGCCGCCACAGCCGCCACCGCGTCACTCGAATGGGCTGATGCTAGCGCTCGTCTTGATCGGCTTCTCCGCATGCTGGCGCACTCCGAAACACCGGTCCTCTGA